A region of Mesorhizobium australicum DNA encodes the following proteins:
- a CDS encoding TniQ family protein has translation MTQPAAQRHLPVCLPPVADELLSSWISRHAAFYAVPPLVMLRHCLPEVRSLREADLHLSGDQEIRLARMFATEPAVVRRMTFANVAQSSRRMIAARPLQYCSSCSLGHREPGPTLRSQLLGWRITCPHCGDLFRELGGRELPSPFHQYRDAALRGEKLLDDEAERGIRTWTSPADIARLLLMRRAPLPPPREDELWRFRVLGAIIPDLDGIIAAEQENLPTPASPILRLRMRPALLAGVAIVERAGPEMLRMLRGHMMGDNRVRFTGTAENMIAKARRPKPSLQMQLI, from the coding sequence ATGACGCAACCGGCGGCACAACGGCATCTGCCGGTATGTCTGCCACCGGTTGCCGATGAACTTCTGTCCTCCTGGATCAGCCGGCACGCCGCCTTCTACGCGGTCCCACCGCTCGTGATGCTGCGGCATTGCCTGCCGGAAGTTCGCTCGCTGCGAGAAGCTGATCTCCATTTGAGCGGCGATCAGGAAATCCGCCTGGCCAGGATGTTCGCCACCGAGCCGGCCGTCGTGCGTCGAATGACCTTCGCCAATGTCGCGCAGTCGTCACGCCGGATGATCGCCGCGAGACCATTGCAGTACTGTTCGAGCTGCAGTCTCGGTCATAGGGAACCGGGGCCAACCTTGAGAAGCCAACTGCTTGGTTGGCGCATCACCTGTCCTCACTGTGGAGACCTGTTCCGGGAACTCGGCGGGCGCGAACTCCCCTCCCCTTTCCATCAATATCGCGATGCGGCTCTTCGGGGCGAAAAGCTGCTCGACGATGAGGCCGAGCGCGGCATCCGAACCTGGACATCGCCAGCCGATATTGCCCGGCTTCTCTTGATGCGACGAGCGCCACTACCTCCGCCACGCGAGGACGAGCTTTGGCGCTTCAGGGTGCTCGGCGCCATCATTCCGGATCTTGATGGCATCATTGCCGCAGAACAGGAGAACCTGCCCACGCCCGCGAGTCCGATTCTCCGGCTTCGCATGCGGCCGGCGCTGCTGGCCGGGGTAGCCATCGTCGAGCGTGCCGGGCCGGAAATGCTCCGAATGCTGCGCGGTCACATGATGGGCGATAACAGGGTCCGATTCACCGGAACCGCCGAGAACATGATAGCCAAAGCCCGCAGGCCGAAACCCTCCTTGCAAATGCAGTTAATTTGA
- a CDS encoding energy-coupling factor ABC transporter ATP-binding protein — protein sequence MSGALPLIRLTGVHAGYHGREVLRGIDLSLAPGERLALLGANGAGKSTLMHVINGFVPAKAGTIEAFGAPRREEKDFREVRARAGLVFQDPDDQLFSPTVLEDVAFGPMNLGQSRAQARATAQTTLAQLGLTGFDDRITHRLSGGEKRLIAIAAVLAMKPDVLLLDEPTAGLDPDAYDRLCAMLGKLPQAMIIAAHDAEFIARLATSAVLVRDGVCHRGTIHAHEHRRSHAHLHFEHEPAGHHHTPETEPVWDIGSTG from the coding sequence ATGAGCGGAGCGCTTCCCCTGATCCGCCTGACCGGCGTTCACGCCGGCTATCACGGCAGGGAAGTCTTGCGCGGGATCGACCTGTCTCTTGCACCGGGTGAGCGTCTTGCCCTGCTCGGCGCGAATGGCGCCGGGAAGAGCACGCTGATGCACGTCATCAACGGCTTCGTGCCGGCGAAGGCAGGCACGATCGAGGCTTTTGGCGCGCCGAGGCGCGAGGAGAAGGACTTCCGCGAGGTCCGCGCCCGCGCCGGGCTGGTGTTCCAGGACCCCGACGACCAGCTTTTCAGCCCGACGGTGCTGGAGGACGTGGCCTTCGGGCCAATGAATCTCGGCCAGAGCCGCGCGCAGGCTCGGGCCACGGCCCAGACCACGCTGGCCCAACTCGGCCTGACCGGCTTCGACGACCGTATTACCCATCGCCTCTCCGGCGGCGAGAAGCGGCTGATCGCCATTGCCGCGGTGCTGGCGATGAAGCCGGACGTGCTGTTGCTCGACGAGCCGACTGCCGGCCTGGACCCCGACGCCTATGACAGGCTTTGCGCAATGCTTGGAAAGCTGCCGCAGGCGATGATCATCGCCGCCCACGATGCGGAGTTCATCGCCCGCCTGGCGACCTCGGCGGTGCTTGTCCGCGACGGCGTGTGCCACCGGGGTACGATCCACGCCCACGAGCACAGGCGCAGCCATGCGCACCTGCATTTCGAGCATGAACCGGCCGGCCATCATCATACGCCGGAAACAGAACCGGTGTGGGATATCGGCTCTACGGGATGA
- the istA gene encoding IS21 family transposase, which produces MTTELSATPAFSGTMQGEAMLQAEEVVAMLRLHERGWGAKRIAQEFGCARNTVRRYLREGGVIAYRQPRRRTAFDGLDDWLRERFFRHGGNADVIRQELASEHGIVIGLRSVELRVQRWRRELKAQKRATIRFETAPGHQMQIDFGDTRVWIGGERVRVHLFVGTLGYSRRMHIRPSLRERQADWFEGMEGSFLRFGGVPAEVLLDNAKALVEHHDAVTREVKFNARLHAFARYWGFTPRACAPYRARTKGKDERGVGYVKKNAIAGRRFENWAAFEAHLDRWIREVADQREHGTTGIAPSERFAAEAGALRPLAGRAPFGQLRDLVRKVQADCAIDLDTNSYSVPWRLIGETVQVVVLAGRVIIRHAGQVVADHALCRGRRQRIVDRAHFVGVAGADGVVRAAAPIDILPPTLLRPLAEYEAVVGGGW; this is translated from the coding sequence ATGACGACAGAGCTTTCGGCGACACCTGCATTCTCGGGGACAATGCAGGGAGAGGCGATGCTTCAAGCGGAAGAAGTTGTGGCGATGCTGCGCCTTCATGAACGAGGCTGGGGAGCGAAGCGGATTGCACAGGAGTTTGGCTGCGCGCGAAACACGGTTCGGCGATATCTTCGCGAAGGCGGTGTGATTGCCTATCGGCAACCTCGTCGTCGAACAGCCTTCGACGGATTGGATGATTGGCTTCGCGAGCGGTTTTTCCGCCATGGCGGCAATGCCGACGTTATCCGCCAGGAACTGGCGAGCGAACATGGGATCGTGATCGGTCTCCGCTCGGTGGAGTTACGAGTGCAGCGCTGGCGGCGGGAATTGAAGGCGCAGAAGCGCGCGACGATCCGCTTCGAGACAGCGCCGGGCCATCAGATGCAGATCGATTTTGGTGACACTCGCGTTTGGATCGGGGGTGAGCGGGTTCGAGTGCACCTGTTCGTGGGAACACTGGGCTATTCGCGGCGGATGCATATCCGGCCTTCGCTGCGTGAGCGTCAGGCGGACTGGTTTGAGGGGATGGAAGGCTCCTTCCTGCGTTTCGGCGGGGTTCCGGCGGAAGTTCTTCTGGATAATGCCAAAGCCCTGGTTGAGCATCATGACGCGGTGACGCGCGAGGTGAAGTTCAATGCCCGCCTGCATGCCTTTGCCCGATACTGGGGCTTCACGCCGCGAGCCTGTGCGCCATATCGGGCGCGGACGAAAGGCAAAGATGAGCGCGGGGTTGGCTACGTCAAGAAGAACGCGATCGCCGGCCGCCGGTTCGAGAACTGGGCTGCGTTCGAGGCCCATCTGGACCGGTGGATACGCGAGGTCGCCGACCAGCGGGAGCACGGCACGACCGGCATTGCGCCATCAGAGCGGTTTGCTGCTGAAGCTGGTGCGCTGCGCCCCTTGGCTGGCCGTGCGCCGTTCGGGCAATTGCGGGATCTGGTGCGCAAGGTCCAGGCCGACTGTGCGATCGACCTCGACACGAACAGCTACTCGGTGCCTTGGCGTCTGATCGGCGAGACCGTTCAGGTTGTCGTGCTGGCGGGCCGTGTGATCATCCGGCATGCGGGCCAGGTCGTTGCCGATCATGCTCTGTGCCGGGGAAGGCGACAACGCATCGTGGACCGGGCGCATTTTGTCGGTGTCGCCGGTGCCGATGGTGTGGTGCGGGCCGCCGCGCCCATCGACATTCTCCCTCCCACCCTGTTGCGTCCGCTTGCAGAATACGAGGCGGTTGTCGGAGGGGGCTGGTGA
- the istB gene encoding IS21-like element ISSme2 family helper ATPase IstB, producing MTTVDHDLLIATLDRLKLTAIRDQLDTLLDEAARSKMTLREALAFLVSREIARRDERRISMSSKLAQFPFVRELDSFDFDAQPSLDQGQIRELATCRWIAHGDTVLFLGPPGTGKTHLAVSLGREAIRQNYNVQFVTAATLVAMLAKAHSDGTLDKQLTILSRPKLLIIDELGYLPFEANAAHLFFQLVSRRYEKGSILITSNRSVGEWGNVFGDPVVATAILDRLLHHSTVITIRGDSYRLREKRRSGLLQKTGSAPETNETTNQ from the coding sequence ATGACGACTGTGGATCACGACCTCCTGATCGCAACGCTCGACCGGCTGAAGCTGACAGCGATCCGCGACCAACTTGACACGCTGCTGGACGAGGCGGCGCGCTCGAAGATGACCTTGCGCGAGGCGCTGGCCTTCTTGGTGTCGCGCGAGATCGCTCGCCGCGACGAGCGGCGCATCTCCATGTCGAGCAAGCTGGCGCAGTTCCCGTTCGTACGCGAACTGGACAGCTTCGACTTCGATGCTCAGCCATCGCTGGATCAGGGTCAGATCAGGGAACTGGCTACCTGTCGCTGGATCGCGCACGGCGACACAGTCCTGTTCCTCGGACCTCCAGGCACGGGCAAGACCCATCTGGCTGTCAGTCTCGGCCGCGAGGCGATCCGCCAGAATTACAACGTGCAGTTCGTCACGGCCGCCACGCTGGTCGCAATGCTGGCCAAGGCACACAGCGACGGCACGCTCGACAAACAGTTGACGATCCTGTCGCGACCGAAGCTGCTGATCATCGACGAACTGGGCTATCTGCCCTTCGAGGCCAATGCCGCCCATCTGTTCTTCCAACTGGTGTCGCGGCGCTACGAGAAGGGCTCGATTCTGATCACCTCCAACCGTTCGGTGGGAGAATGGGGCAATGTCTTCGGTGATCCTGTGGTCGCCACCGCCATTCTGGACCGCCTGCTGCACCATTCGACGGTGATCACCATCCGGGGCGACAGCTATCGCCTGCGCGAAAAACGCCGGTCCGGCCTTCTGCAGAAAACCGGATCGGCGCCAGAGACCAACGAAACCACGAACCAATGA
- a CDS encoding TniB family NTP-binding protein, with protein sequence MNDEISHLTAGAAALLSETDDRRIRAIRSRRWVLYPRAKQALDRLSRLLDHPRGTRMPSIAIYGDSGMGKTMIMKRFRDEHPPSFNPVTGTLRTPVLAMEMTSRPGERRFYAELLTLLGAPQRPRADIAQMEQASLRIMEAIGVQVLVIDEVHNILAGSYREQRIVLNTLRFLSNRLNISLVCFGVNEAREAISGDVQLARRFEQFTLNRWAANEQFETLVASILRNTPLRRPSVLTPKSLRRMLQITEGITASIFHMINSLAIDAIGNGSEQITNQAVENWEPEFDAEAAFA encoded by the coding sequence ATGAACGATGAAATCTCCCACCTGACCGCTGGCGCGGCCGCGCTGCTTTCCGAAACGGACGACCGACGCATTCGCGCGATACGATCGCGCCGCTGGGTTCTCTACCCGCGCGCCAAGCAGGCCCTCGATCGGCTGAGCCGGCTCCTCGACCATCCCCGAGGCACCCGCATGCCTTCGATCGCGATCTATGGCGACAGCGGCATGGGCAAGACGATGATCATGAAGCGCTTCCGGGACGAGCACCCACCGAGCTTCAATCCGGTGACGGGCACGCTGAGGACGCCGGTGCTCGCCATGGAAATGACCAGCAGGCCCGGTGAACGACGGTTCTACGCCGAACTGCTCACCCTTCTCGGGGCGCCGCAGCGACCGCGTGCCGACATCGCCCAGATGGAACAGGCATCGCTGCGGATCATGGAGGCCATCGGCGTACAGGTGCTGGTCATCGACGAGGTGCACAACATTCTCGCCGGTTCCTATCGCGAGCAGCGCATTGTGCTGAACACGCTGCGCTTCCTCAGCAACCGCCTGAACATCTCGCTGGTCTGCTTCGGCGTCAACGAGGCGCGGGAGGCGATCAGCGGCGACGTCCAGCTTGCGCGCCGGTTCGAGCAGTTCACCCTGAACAGGTGGGCGGCAAACGAGCAGTTCGAAACCCTGGTGGCGTCGATCCTGCGTAATACGCCGCTGCGTCGCCCGTCGGTGCTCACGCCGAAATCACTGCGACGGATGCTGCAGATCACCGAGGGCATCACGGCCAGCATCTTCCACATGATCAACAGCCTGGCGATCGACGCCATCGGAAACGGCAGCGAGCAGATCACCAACCAAGCGGTCGAGAACTGGGAGCCGGAGTTCGATGCCGAGGCGGCATTCGCATGA
- a CDS encoding Mu transposase C-terminal domain-containing protein, which yields MNDPFPDEIDEALWDEAYRRADAIRSFLKSRSDSTTAGDVAGLAAELGLSQATAYRLIKLFRAGGTVMSLVDRKRGRPEGYRVLDEGREEIIRTTIKASYLNPNRPPVSQLVRDVQTNCMSAGHKPPHRRTILARLKDIDLQKRARRRGESKIVKATTAVPGVFGASRPLEVVQVDHTKADIFVVDEETRQPIGRPWLTLAMDVCSRMVTGFYLTMDAPSRLSTSLCLLHSVFDKSAWLREREITEQWPVAGLPDMLHVDNGPDFRSRAFKRGCQDAGIAIEWRPPGEPRFGGHIERLIGTQMGRLHLLPGTTFSNEQELGEYDSKRHAALTLRELERYIALDIVGSYQQSIHSSLGRPPIAVWREHENDIPLRLPQDRLRFWLTFLPEQERTLQPTGIHLFSMRYWSAALSADVGRSDRRLLVKYDPRDMARVFVRRPSGNFVEARYADVTLPSITLHEALTARRTLLAKGRREVDTRAIVRTAIAQRELVEAATRKMSGEMRNCPPDERKN from the coding sequence ATGAACGATCCATTTCCCGACGAAATCGACGAAGCCCTTTGGGATGAAGCGTACCGGCGTGCGGATGCGATCCGCAGCTTCCTGAAGAGTCGGTCCGATAGCACGACGGCCGGAGACGTTGCGGGGCTCGCGGCCGAACTCGGTCTTAGCCAGGCAACAGCGTACCGGCTGATCAAGCTGTTCCGCGCCGGCGGGACCGTTATGTCGCTGGTGGACCGCAAACGTGGACGGCCGGAAGGTTATCGCGTCCTGGATGAAGGACGAGAAGAGATCATCCGCACGACGATCAAGGCGTCCTACCTGAACCCGAACCGGCCGCCCGTCTCGCAGTTGGTCCGGGACGTGCAGACGAACTGCATGTCGGCCGGGCACAAGCCGCCGCATCGCCGAACAATCTTAGCCCGCCTGAAGGATATCGACCTACAGAAGCGCGCGAGGCGGCGCGGCGAAAGCAAGATCGTGAAGGCGACAACAGCCGTCCCTGGCGTGTTCGGCGCCTCCCGCCCCCTAGAAGTGGTCCAGGTCGATCATACCAAGGCCGACATCTTTGTGGTCGACGAGGAGACGAGGCAGCCGATCGGCCGGCCATGGCTGACATTGGCGATGGATGTTTGCAGCCGGATGGTCACCGGGTTTTATCTGACGATGGACGCGCCCTCCCGGCTGTCGACAAGCCTGTGCCTGCTGCACTCCGTGTTCGACAAATCGGCGTGGTTGAGGGAGCGAGAGATCACGGAACAATGGCCCGTCGCGGGTCTGCCGGACATGCTTCACGTCGACAACGGTCCGGATTTCCGCAGTCGAGCCTTCAAAAGAGGATGCCAGGATGCCGGCATCGCAATCGAATGGCGGCCACCGGGCGAGCCGCGCTTCGGTGGCCATATCGAGCGGCTGATCGGCACACAGATGGGAAGGCTGCACCTGCTGCCGGGAACGACGTTCAGCAACGAGCAGGAGCTGGGCGAATATGACTCGAAGCGACACGCGGCACTGACGCTTCGGGAGCTTGAGCGTTACATCGCGCTAGACATCGTAGGGTCCTACCAACAGTCGATCCACAGCAGTCTGGGCCGTCCGCCGATTGCTGTCTGGCGGGAGCATGAGAACGATATTCCACTTCGGCTGCCACAGGACCGGCTTCGCTTCTGGCTGACGTTCCTGCCTGAACAGGAGCGCACCTTGCAGCCGACCGGCATTCATCTGTTCAGCATGCGCTACTGGTCGGCGGCCCTCAGCGCCGACGTGGGGCGTTCGGACCGACGCCTGCTCGTCAAATATGATCCGCGCGACATGGCGCGCGTCTTCGTCCGACGACCGTCGGGAAACTTCGTGGAAGCCCGCTACGCCGACGTGACCTTGCCTTCGATAACGCTGCACGAGGCGCTGACCGCGCGGCGCACGCTGCTGGCGAAAGGCCGCCGGGAAGTCGACACCCGCGCCATTGTCCGCACTGCGATCGCGCAGCGCGAACTGGTTGAAGCAGCAACCAGAAAAATGTCAGGCGAAATGAGAAATTGCCCCCCGGACGAAAGGAAGAACTGA